The Chryseobacterium aureum genome contains a region encoding:
- a CDS encoding IS481 family transposase: MNKQQQPVKARKDWLKIYLESGSVTKTALRCGIARSTLHRWIKRYKEEGEQGLSDKSRRPKTLTNTKVTKETESIILDLREKKRWGAARISTHLLRTGTSLSAMTVWRVLFKHKVNPVVKRRKKSDYKRYSKEVPGDRVQLDVTKIRSKAYQFTAIDDCTRMKVIRVYPNKKAESTIHFLGEILDTFYFPIQHIQTDWGTEFFNYSFQYELHEHFIKYRPIKPRSPHLNGKVERTQQTDKSELWSLVDLFDPDLNLNTLAIEWQEFYNKKRPHSSLNGKTPWEKLQSLEHLIPIQPDVTAKFWDSNEEILPRNYTYLNYIRQKNTNLVSKPKRK, encoded by the coding sequence ATGAATAAACAGCAACAGCCAGTCAAGGCTCGCAAAGATTGGCTTAAAATCTATTTAGAATCGGGGTCTGTAACGAAAACGGCTTTACGTTGTGGAATTGCAAGATCAACACTTCACCGATGGATAAAAAGGTATAAAGAAGAAGGAGAACAAGGACTGTCAGATAAGTCAAGACGTCCTAAAACCCTTACCAATACTAAGGTTACAAAAGAAACTGAATCTATTATCCTCGATTTAAGAGAGAAAAAAAGATGGGGAGCTGCAAGAATCTCAACCCATCTGCTCAGAACGGGAACTTCATTATCTGCAATGACTGTTTGGCGGGTACTCTTTAAACACAAAGTTAATCCTGTAGTAAAAAGACGTAAAAAATCTGATTACAAAAGATACAGCAAAGAAGTTCCAGGGGATAGAGTTCAGCTGGATGTTACTAAAATCAGGAGTAAAGCTTATCAATTTACAGCTATTGATGACTGCACAAGAATGAAAGTTATTAGAGTTTACCCTAATAAAAAAGCAGAAAGTACGATACATTTTTTAGGTGAAATTTTGGATACATTCTATTTTCCTATACAGCATATTCAAACCGATTGGGGTACGGAATTTTTTAATTACTCCTTCCAATATGAGCTGCATGAACATTTTATCAAATACAGACCCATCAAGCCCAGATCCCCTCATTTAAATGGTAAAGTAGAAAGAACCCAACAGACTGACAAATCTGAACTCTGGTCACTAGTGGATTTATTTGACCCAGATCTTAATTTAAATACTTTAGCTATTGAATGGCAGGAGTTTTACAATAAGAAAAGACCACACTCTTCTTTGAATGGAAAAACGCCTTGGGAAAAATTACAGTCTTTGGAACATCTTATCCCTATTCAGCCTGATGTTACTGCTAAATTTTGGGACTCAAATGAAGAAATATTGCCCAGAAATTATACGTATTTAAATTACATAAGACAAAAAAATACTAATTTAGTTTCAAAGCCCAAGAGGAAGTAG
- a CDS encoding relaxase/mobilization nuclease domain-containing protein, producing MNNSATTRAITKIALEYNGNDKGTAEMVALNYLLSDTAEGQYQEMKTVAERNPKVKKWALTGYISQPDEIGRKLKDEELTQIAMKALAKVGATDRNQYRLDIHNSTKHKHIHFVVNRIDSSGKCNVRSHDIGRRFGEAVREVCKENGLLTDIEIGIKKKSEMLKSLTETIRSEDNFDELILAMKKKGFEIQLSSNIKDGISGMRIIMTKDINHQTLRQYKGGYKLSEISNKLKISEIKSLFEMKKAVREAQKYAYSLEGFRENLKQKGFSVKIQYDGEFKPNQKNQIEDIWINKINDSQEKNGFFFRENMGFSLSVIDSNLSNLVNSLSQNNVNADAVTHLKAEPNESLIEHAGVLLDGFLKPTYVPQDEDELWKKRRKLRK from the coding sequence ATGAATAATTCAGCAACAACCAGAGCGATCACAAAAATAGCTTTGGAATATAATGGTAATGATAAAGGAACAGCAGAAATGGTGGCTTTGAATTATCTTTTGAGTGATACTGCAGAAGGACAGTATCAGGAAATGAAAACTGTAGCCGAACGAAATCCTAAAGTGAAGAAATGGGCATTGACGGGTTATATCTCTCAGCCAGACGAAATCGGCAGAAAATTAAAGGATGAAGAATTAACACAAATTGCAATGAAAGCTCTTGCAAAAGTGGGGGCAACAGACCGAAATCAATATAGACTGGATATCCACAATAGTACGAAACATAAGCATATTCACTTTGTCGTTAATAGAATTGATAGTTCGGGAAAATGTAATGTCAGATCACACGACATTGGAAGAAGATTTGGAGAAGCTGTTCGGGAAGTTTGTAAAGAGAATGGTCTACTGACTGATATTGAAATTGGAATTAAGAAAAAATCCGAGATGTTGAAGAGTTTAACCGAGACTATAAGGTCTGAAGATAATTTTGATGAGCTGATATTAGCAATGAAGAAAAAAGGTTTTGAAATTCAATTGTCTTCTAATATCAAGGACGGAATTTCGGGAATGCGCATTATAATGACAAAGGATATAAACCATCAAACGCTCCGCCAGTACAAAGGCGGTTATAAATTATCTGAGATTTCTAATAAGCTGAAAATTTCTGAAATAAAATCTTTATTTGAAATGAAAAAAGCGGTTAGGGAAGCGCAAAAATATGCTTACAGCTTAGAAGGATTTCGGGAAAATCTTAAGCAAAAAGGCTTTTCTGTAAAAATCCAATATGACGGGGAATTTAAACCCAATCAAAAAAATCAGATTGAAGATATATGGATAAATAAAATTAATGACAGTCAAGAAAAAAACGGATTCTTCTTCCGGGAAAATATGGGATTCTCTCTTTCTGTTATAGATTCTAATTTAAGTAATCTGGTAAACTCATTAAGTCAAAATAATGTAAATGCTGATGCTGTTACTCATTTGAAAGCTGAACCAAATGAAAGCTTAATAGAACATGCAGGTGTATTATTGGATGGCTTCCTTAAACCAACCTATGTTCCTCAGGATGAAGATGAATTATGGAAAAAGAGGCGAAAATTAAGAAAATAA
- a CDS encoding plasmid mobilization protein has protein sequence MEKDFLKEFIIEIANENEKKIAQEKKKKYFQELGKKGGLKKKNSLHLSKVISFRVTELEYEENIKNAIKYNIKLSTYARMVYMEKELKINEFQTDEILLQYGTYFKKITNLLRNREWNLFENKKEILQEIEIIIDLIKQYLYSKKNE, from the coding sequence ATGGAAAAAGATTTTTTGAAAGAATTTATAATTGAGATTGCCAATGAAAATGAGAAGAAAATTGCTCAGGAAAAGAAGAAAAAATATTTTCAGGAATTAGGTAAAAAGGGTGGGTTGAAGAAAAAGAATTCCCTTCATTTAAGCAAAGTGATTTCTTTTCGAGTGACGGAACTGGAATATGAAGAGAATATAAAAAATGCCATTAAATATAATATTAAACTATCTACCTACGCCCGGATGGTATACATGGAAAAAGAGCTCAAGATTAATGAATTTCAAACTGATGAGATCTTATTGCAATATGGAACTTATTTCAAAAAAATAACGAATCTTTTGCGAAATAGAGAATGGAATCTTTTTGAAAATAAAAAAGAAATTCTACAGGAAATTGAAATTATAATTGATCTGATCAAGCAGTATTTATATTCTAAGAAAAATGAATAA
- a CDS encoding toprim domain-containing protein — MNCKQFNSIPLEEVLLSLGHLPTKQNEKEAWYLNPFASESQASFKINKSLNYWYLFSEGVGGNNTDFMKRYLNTSVNEVLLWADGQGFSSFQHQKNSNEQLEDQIKNYEIIDVKQIQHPALMEYLKSRRVEAQSGFLKELHYRMNDKNYFGIGFRNDSGGYEIRNKYSKICLGKKDISSLKNGSDSLRIFEGFFDFISFKNVESFLEKKSSDYIILNSVSMISNLKNSLLNYDKIELYFDNDQAGNRAVEMIKNENQNTEDCRVLYSDFKDLNDWLIHKNPSNERLMIYRRR; from the coding sequence ATGAACTGCAAACAATTCAACAGCATACCGTTGGAAGAAGTCCTCCTTTCTCTCGGACACCTTCCAACGAAACAAAATGAAAAAGAAGCTTGGTATCTCAACCCATTTGCCAGCGAATCCCAAGCCTCTTTTAAAATCAATAAAAGTTTAAACTACTGGTATCTGTTTTCGGAAGGGGTAGGGGGTAACAATACTGATTTTATGAAGAGGTATCTAAACACTTCGGTAAATGAAGTTTTACTTTGGGCAGATGGCCAGGGATTTTCTTCTTTTCAGCATCAAAAAAACTCTAATGAGCAGTTGGAAGATCAAATTAAAAATTATGAAATAATTGACGTAAAACAAATCCAACATCCGGCACTCATGGAATATTTAAAGAGCCGAAGGGTTGAAGCTCAAAGCGGATTCTTAAAAGAGCTTCACTATAGAATGAACGATAAAAACTATTTCGGAATTGGTTTCAGGAACGATTCTGGCGGTTATGAAATTCGCAATAAATATTCAAAAATCTGTTTAGGTAAGAAAGACATCAGCAGCTTAAAAAATGGCTCAGATTCACTTCGCATTTTTGAAGGCTTTTTCGATTTCATATCCTTTAAAAATGTAGAAAGCTTCTTAGAAAAAAAATCTTCTGACTATATCATTCTGAATTCGGTATCAATGATTTCTAACCTTAAAAATTCACTTCTAAATTATGATAAGATTGAGCTGTATTTTGATAATGACCAGGCAGGAAACCGTGCCGTCGAAATGATTAAAAATGAAAATCAAAACACAGAAGACTGCCGGGTTTTGTATTCAGATTTTAAAGATCTGAATGATTGGCTGATTCACAAAAATCCATCCAATGAAAGGCTGATGATATACAGGAGAAGATGA
- a CDS encoding primase-helicase family protein, translated as MSEKIPYLRVGTTYYKTIEKPLISGDKISILVRWNRETIISDHGKIYFSKIPKYDGFCCIPSHLNYEQIIDGFYNIYNEIPYQPIDESISSKALENRIQFSLRFMEHIFGEQLELGLDYIKILLQYPTQILPILCLVSKERSTGKSTFIKWLKSIFGLNMTYIKGDSFSSQFNSDWTSMLIVAIDEVFFDKKEITERLKYLSTTDKDKKEAKGKDREEVEFFGKFILCSNNEDNFIQIDENEIRFWIIKVKSIKSENTEFLDNLNKEIPFFLRYLIQRPFHSRKESRMWFKDSQIRTKALQKLVWKNNNKLESKIIELLYEFFENTEGSEIHCIPQDIFNMLGKMFSKQYWTVNDVRKLFKENWKLEPQNNSLAYIKYDIDYSGSFYQQNKIGRYFTVERNFILQKFDEMMS; from the coding sequence ATGAGCGAAAAAATTCCCTACCTCCGAGTAGGTACGACCTACTATAAGACCATTGAAAAACCCTTGATTTCCGGTGACAAGATTTCAATATTAGTTCGTTGGAATCGAGAGACCATTATTAGCGACCATGGAAAAATCTACTTTTCGAAAATTCCAAAGTATGATGGTTTCTGCTGTATTCCATCGCATCTGAATTATGAGCAGATCATTGATGGGTTTTATAATATTTATAATGAAATTCCTTATCAGCCAATCGATGAAAGTATAAGTTCTAAAGCTTTAGAAAACAGAATTCAATTCTCACTTAGATTTATGGAACATATATTCGGAGAGCAGCTGGAATTAGGACTGGATTATATTAAGATCTTGCTTCAGTATCCAACCCAGATACTTCCAATACTTTGTTTGGTAAGCAAAGAAAGATCTACCGGAAAATCTACTTTCATTAAGTGGCTTAAATCCATCTTCGGATTAAATATGACCTATATTAAAGGAGATTCTTTCAGCAGCCAGTTTAATTCGGACTGGACTTCGATGCTCATTGTCGCTATTGACGAAGTATTCTTTGACAAAAAAGAGATTACTGAACGTTTAAAATATCTTTCGACAACAGATAAAGATAAGAAGGAGGCAAAAGGGAAAGATCGTGAGGAAGTAGAATTCTTTGGCAAATTCATTCTCTGTTCCAATAATGAGGATAATTTCATTCAGATTGATGAAAATGAGATCCGATTTTGGATTATCAAAGTAAAATCAATCAAAAGCGAGAACACTGAATTTTTGGATAATTTAAATAAGGAGATTCCTTTTTTCCTTCGGTATTTGATTCAAAGACCTTTTCACAGCCGTAAGGAATCAAGAATGTGGTTTAAAGATTCCCAGATCAGAACCAAGGCCCTTCAGAAATTGGTTTGGAAAAACAATAATAAGCTGGAATCCAAAATTATTGAACTTTTATATGAGTTTTTTGAAAATACAGAAGGCAGCGAAATACACTGTATTCCCCAGGATATTTTCAATATGCTTGGGAAAATGTTTAGTAAACAGTATTGGACGGTCAACGATGTCCGGAAACTGTTTAAGGAAAACTGGAAACTGGAACCTCAGAACAATTCATTGGCTTACATCAAATATGATATCGATTACAGCGGAAGTTTTTATCAACAAAATAAGATAGGAAGGTACTTTACAGTGGAAAGAAATTTTATTCTACAAAAATTTGATGAAATGATGAGTTGA
- a CDS encoding helix-turn-helix domain-containing protein, which translates to MQTTNPFQTILDELEEVKDLLYSLKKEPEIELKKKLYSIKECSEILKLDYQTVRSHILKGNIKAEQIGRFYRVNHFDLMNALNEVKSLKYRR; encoded by the coding sequence ATGCAGACAACAAATCCATTTCAAACAATTCTCGACGAATTAGAGGAAGTTAAAGACTTACTCTATTCTCTAAAAAAAGAACCTGAAATTGAGTTGAAAAAGAAACTGTATTCTATCAAAGAATGTTCAGAAATTCTCAAACTTGATTATCAAACTGTTCGCTCGCATATTTTAAAAGGTAATATTAAAGCGGAACAAATTGGAAGATTCTACAGAGTTAACCATTTTGATCTTATGAATGCTTTAAACGAAGTTAAATCGCTTAAGTATCGAAGATAA
- a CDS encoding tyrosine-type recombinase/integrase: MNYTFKLKQPNGTKETLIYFRSFFNSENKNFIYSTGEKIKPSEWDFEGRQPNDLNGRTKRAEIHRSVKMQLDRYSSYFTEIVNRYKNINEELTVDILKQRFDEKFKKITVKSDFFRIYQEFLDEKENDYTGNSISNSTLKRYKCNKTLLEEFERNCKVKVNLGKFDDKLYNKFLKYCIEEKKHSANTLHRNVGLLKTFLLWALNKKYTYNNNFIAFKKPAKFTTDEIALNYDQVEFIYNYNLSENKRLEKVRDLFVFGCTTGMRFGNYSTISRSDVDGNFIRVIDLKSKSKNLAIPLNSISKSILEKYDYNLPSITNQKMNEYIKEVFKKLEFTDEIKKTMKYGDELVDQKAEFWTRISSHTARRSFITIMKNKRVPDKVIMSYTGHTSLEVFNAYYRPSEEDKINYMNEVFK; encoded by the coding sequence ATGAATTATACTTTCAAACTCAAGCAACCTAATGGTACAAAAGAAACTTTAATTTATTTCCGTTCGTTTTTTAACAGCGAAAATAAAAACTTCATATACTCTACAGGTGAGAAAATAAAACCAAGCGAATGGGATTTTGAAGGTAGGCAACCTAATGACTTAAACGGAAGAACTAAGAGGGCAGAAATTCATCGAAGTGTCAAAATGCAGTTAGATCGATATAGCAGTTATTTTACTGAGATTGTAAATCGCTATAAGAATATAAATGAAGAACTTACTGTTGATATTCTTAAACAAAGATTTGATGAAAAATTCAAAAAAATTACTGTTAAAAGTGATTTCTTTAGAATATACCAGGAGTTTTTAGATGAGAAGGAAAACGATTACACTGGAAATTCGATTTCAAATTCAACTTTAAAGCGATACAAATGCAACAAGACATTACTTGAAGAGTTTGAAAGAAATTGTAAAGTTAAGGTCAATTTGGGAAAATTTGATGATAAACTTTATAATAAATTTTTGAAATATTGCATTGAAGAGAAAAAGCATTCTGCAAATACTTTACATAGAAATGTTGGTTTATTAAAGACATTTCTCCTTTGGGCTTTAAATAAAAAATATACTTACAATAACAATTTTATTGCCTTCAAGAAACCTGCTAAATTTACAACTGATGAAATAGCTTTAAATTATGATCAAGTTGAATTCATCTATAATTATAATCTCAGTGAAAACAAAAGATTGGAAAAGGTACGTGACCTTTTTGTTTTTGGTTGTACTACAGGAATGAGGTTTGGCAATTACAGTACGATTTCAAGAAGTGATGTTGATGGTAATTTTATCCGAGTGATTGATTTAAAAAGTAAATCTAAAAACTTAGCAATTCCTTTAAACAGTATTTCTAAATCAATACTTGAAAAGTATGATTATAATCTGCCTAGTATTACCAATCAGAAGATGAATGAATACATTAAAGAGGTGTTTAAAAAGTTAGAATTTACTGATGAAATAAAGAAAACTATGAAATACGGTGATGAGTTAGTAGATCAAAAAGCTGAATTTTGGACAAGAATTTCCTCACATACTGCAAGGAGAAGCTTCATTACTATAATGAAGAACAAGCGGGTTCCGGATAAAGTAATTATGAGTTATACAGGTCATACAAGTTTAGAAGTTTTTAATGCTTACTATAGACCAAGTGAAGAAGACAAAATCAATTACATGAATGAAGTTTTTAAATAA
- a CDS encoding acyl carrier protein → MSDIASRVKAIIADKLDVEETEVTPEASFTNDLGADSLDTVELIMEFEKEFNIQIPDDQAEKITTVGHAIAYIEEVVNK, encoded by the coding sequence ATGTCAGACATTGCATCAAGAGTAAAAGCTATCATCGCTGATAAGCTTGACGTTGAAGAAACAGAAGTAACTCCTGAAGCTAGCTTCACTAACGATTTAGGAGCTGATTCACTAGATACAGTTGAGTTAATCATGGAATTTGAAAAAGAATTTAACATTCAGATCCCTGATGACCAAGCTGAAAAAATTACTACTGTAGGACACGCTATCGCTTACATCGAAGAAGTAGTAAATAAATAA
- the fabF gene encoding beta-ketoacyl-ACP synthase II: MELKRVVVTGFGAITPIGNNAKEYWENLVKGESGAAPITLFDATNFKTKFACEVKNFDPLQHFDKKEAKKMDRNTQLGLVAAKEAVAHSGIIEDNVDKNRVGVIWGSGIGGLETFETEVLGWANTEIPRFNPFFIPKMIADITPGHISIEYGFHGPNYTTVSACASSANAIIDSKMLIQLGKADVIVCGGSEAAVTASGVGGFNAMMALSTRNDDPKTASRPFDKDRDGFVLGEGAGCIILEEYEHAVKRGATIYAELLGGGLSADAHHMTAPHPEGLGAYLVMKSCLEDAGLTADEVDHINMHGTSTPLGDIAESNAISRLLGEHAYDIQINSTKSMTGHLLGAAGVIEAIAALETIIHGTVPPTINHFTDDENIDSRLNFTFNTAVKKDVKVAMSNTFGFGGHNACVLFKKI, encoded by the coding sequence ATGGAATTAAAAAGAGTAGTTGTAACCGGATTTGGAGCAATAACGCCAATAGGAAATAATGCAAAAGAATACTGGGAAAATCTTGTGAAAGGTGAGAGCGGTGCCGCTCCGATTACTCTTTTTGATGCCACAAACTTTAAAACAAAGTTCGCTTGCGAAGTAAAAAATTTCGATCCATTACAGCATTTCGATAAGAAAGAAGCTAAAAAAATGGATAGAAATACCCAGTTGGGACTTGTTGCAGCTAAAGAAGCAGTAGCACATTCCGGAATTATTGAAGACAATGTAGATAAAAACAGAGTTGGAGTAATCTGGGGTTCAGGAATCGGAGGTTTAGAGACTTTTGAAACCGAAGTGTTAGGATGGGCCAATACGGAAATTCCGAGATTCAACCCGTTCTTTATCCCAAAAATGATTGCGGATATCACACCGGGGCATATCTCTATTGAATATGGTTTCCACGGACCAAACTATACTACTGTATCTGCGTGTGCATCTTCAGCAAACGCTATAATTGATTCCAAAATGCTGATCCAGTTAGGAAAAGCAGACGTAATTGTGTGCGGAGGCTCTGAAGCAGCCGTTACAGCAAGTGGTGTCGGTGGATTTAATGCAATGATGGCACTTTCTACAAGAAATGATGATCCTAAAACAGCTTCAAGACCTTTTGACAAAGACAGAGATGGATTTGTACTAGGTGAAGGTGCAGGATGTATTATTCTTGAAGAATATGAGCACGCGGTAAAACGTGGTGCTACAATTTATGCAGAATTATTAGGAGGAGGTTTAAGTGCTGATGCACATCACATGACCGCTCCACACCCTGAAGGCCTTGGCGCTTATCTGGTAATGAAGAGCTGCCTGGAAGATGCAGGTTTAACTGCTGATGAAGTAGATCATATCAATATGCATGGTACATCTACTCCATTAGGAGACATCGCAGAATCCAATGCCATCTCAAGATTATTAGGCGAGCACGCTTATGACATTCAGATTAATTCTACAAAATCAATGACAGGCCACCTTTTAGGAGCTGCCGGTGTTATTGAAGCTATTGCTGCATTGGAAACTATTATTCATGGTACTGTTCCTCCTACCATCAACCATTTTACTGATGATGAAAATATTGACAGCAGACTAAACTTTACGTTTAACACAGCTGTGAAGAAAGATGTAAAAGTAGCCATGAGCAATACTTTTGGATTTGGCGGGCATAACGCTTGCGTTCTATTTAAGAAAATCTAA
- the rnc gene encoding ribonuclease III, with translation MELQKYFSKFLLKKRKRQLTERDYFLSTELKKVLGTEVQNIALYREAFSLKNSSKNQDSNYERLEFLGDSVLGTIISCHLFQTYPQANEGYLTQMKSKIVNRKNLNKLGEDLKLTSLLQKQNSSSALGENISGNLFEALIGAVYLDFHYDACKRIILEKLLTPSEINKLENKIVSYKGLLLEWSQKKKVNIKYETCEEIQANKSVVFRCHVWLGEEKIANATETSKKKAEEKAAQRAFYILNKKENILGNSKTL, from the coding sequence ATGGAGTTACAGAAATACTTTTCTAAATTCCTTCTCAAAAAAAGAAAAAGACAGCTAACGGAGAGAGACTATTTTCTCAGTACCGAACTTAAAAAAGTATTGGGTACTGAGGTACAGAATATTGCTCTTTACCGCGAGGCTTTTTCTTTGAAAAATTCTTCTAAAAATCAAGACAGCAATTACGAGAGACTTGAATTTTTGGGAGATTCTGTTTTGGGTACAATTATTTCTTGTCATCTGTTCCAGACCTACCCTCAGGCAAATGAAGGCTATCTGACACAGATGAAATCTAAGATTGTTAATAGGAAAAACCTCAATAAACTAGGAGAAGATCTCAAACTTACCAGCCTTTTGCAAAAGCAAAACAGTTCTTCGGCTTTGGGTGAGAATATCTCCGGAAATTTATTTGAAGCCTTAATTGGTGCTGTTTATCTGGACTTCCATTATGATGCCTGTAAAAGGATTATTTTGGAAAAGCTGCTGACCCCTTCCGAAATCAACAAGCTTGAAAATAAAATTGTAAGCTATAAAGGCCTCCTGCTCGAATGGAGCCAGAAGAAGAAAGTCAACATAAAATACGAAACCTGCGAAGAAATACAAGCTAATAAATCGGTAGTATTCAGGTGCCATGTATGGCTGGGAGAAGAAAAGATTGCCAATGCAACGGAAACTTCCAAGAAGAAAGCAGAGGAAAAAGCAGCACAGAGAGCGTTTTATATTTTAAACAAAAAAGAAAATATACTTGGAAATTCAAAAACTTTATGA
- a CDS encoding IPExxxVDY family protein has translation MEIQKLYDLDDIEFEDIAIGLVRLAKDIPAHEFFYKINQTNNLSFSRKKDLVFHGGYYDYFFPRYEAYHKFTKTCFTFISNRSSESKQKKIQTELFTEEENIKFLLNNQVDVEYILHSSEQFPDFSVILLPENLVFPIQDYTLSSEEELYQIIQYYE, from the coding sequence TTGGAAATTCAAAAACTTTATGATCTTGATGATATAGAATTTGAAGATATTGCCATAGGATTGGTAAGATTAGCCAAAGATATACCTGCTCATGAGTTTTTCTACAAAATAAATCAGACCAACAACCTCAGTTTTTCAAGAAAGAAAGATCTTGTCTTTCATGGGGGGTATTATGATTATTTTTTTCCAAGATATGAAGCCTACCACAAGTTTACAAAGACTTGTTTTACCTTCATTTCCAATAGATCTTCTGAAAGTAAGCAAAAAAAAATTCAGACAGAACTCTTTACAGAAGAAGAAAACATTAAATTTTTATTAAATAATCAGGTAGATGTGGAATATATTCTGCATAGTTCGGAACAGTTTCCTGATTTTTCCGTAATTTTGCTCCCTGAAAATCTTGTTTTTCCAATTCAAGATTATACACTGAGTTCTGAAGAGGAACTTTATCAAATTATCCAGTATTATGAATAA
- the pyk gene encoding pyruvate kinase, translating to MNKYLKKTKIIATLGPASSSKEVMLDLMKAGVDIFRINFSHADYDLVRKNIEIIRELNSEYGYSVGILGDLQGPKLRVGVVKEGSYLNPGDILTFTNEKMEGDSTKVYMTYQQFPQDVKVGERILIDDGKLMLEVIETNQIDTVKAKTIQGGPLSSKKGVNLPNTNVSLPALTEKDIQDANFMLDMEVDWIALSFVRHAQDIIDLKELIASHPNGKFKTPIIAKIEKPEGVKNIEEILLECDGLMVARGDLGVEVPMEEVPAIQKNLVEKARFYSKPVIIATQMMETMINSLTPTRAEVNDVANSVLDGADAVMLSGETSVGRYPVQVVENMAKIVKNIETTHFYQHKNEPIEKDYNCIDERFITNRVCLAAVRIAKTTNVSAIVTLTHSGYTAFQLAAHRPNSHIIVYSGNRRVITMLNLLWGVHAYYYDMKKSTDETIIQVNMLTHNYGYIESGDFVININATPSYEGGKTNTLRLTTV from the coding sequence ATGAATAAGTATTTAAAGAAGACAAAAATTATTGCAACACTAGGACCAGCTTCATCATCGAAGGAGGTAATGTTAGATCTAATGAAAGCGGGTGTTGATATTTTCAGAATAAATTTTTCCCATGCAGATTACGACTTAGTTCGAAAAAATATTGAAATAATTAGAGAGCTCAACAGCGAGTATGGTTATTCAGTAGGAATCCTGGGAGATCTTCAAGGACCTAAACTGAGAGTGGGTGTTGTAAAAGAAGGATCTTACCTGAATCCAGGTGATATTCTTACTTTTACCAATGAAAAGATGGAAGGAGATTCCACGAAGGTGTACATGACCTACCAACAGTTTCCACAAGACGTAAAAGTAGGAGAAAGAATCCTCATCGACGATGGAAAGCTGATGCTGGAAGTTATTGAAACCAATCAAATAGATACTGTAAAAGCAAAAACGATTCAGGGAGGACCGTTAAGTTCTAAAAAAGGAGTTAATCTGCCTAATACTAACGTATCTCTTCCTGCATTGACTGAAAAAGATATTCAGGATGCTAATTTCATGCTTGACATGGAGGTAGATTGGATTGCACTTTCTTTTGTACGCCACGCACAGGATATCATTGACCTGAAAGAATTAATCGCAAGCCACCCGAACGGAAAATTCAAAACGCCGATTATTGCGAAAATTGAAAAACCTGAAGGCGTTAAAAACATTGAAGAAATCCTTCTTGAATGTGACGGATTAATGGTTGCCCGTGGAGACCTGGGAGTAGAAGTTCCTATGGAGGAAGTTCCTGCGATCCAGAAAAATCTGGTAGAAAAAGCAAGGTTCTATTCTAAACCGGTAATTATTGCGACCCAGATGATGGAAACCATGATCAACAGCTTAACCCCAACAAGAGCGGAAGTAAATGACGTTGCCAACTCTGTATTGGATGGAGCGGATGCAGTAATGCTTTCCGGAGAAACTTCTGTAGGAAGATATCCGGTGCAGGTTGTGGAAAACATGGCTAAAATTGTAAAAAATATCGAAACGACTCATTTCTACCAGCATAAAAATGAGCCTATCGAAAAGGATTATAACTGTATCGACGAAAGATTCATTACCAACAGGGTTTGTCTTGCAGCAGTAAGAATTGCTAAAACAACCAATGTTTCTGCTATTGTAACCCTTACCCATTCCGGTTATACCGCTTTCCAGCTTGCAGCGCACAGACCCAACTCTCATATCATTGTATACAGTGGCAACAGAAGAGTAATTACAATGCTGAACCTTTTATGGGGTGTTCATGCCTATTATTATGATATGAAAAAATCTACTGATGAAACAATCATCCAGGTCAATATGCTGACCCATAACTACGGTTATATTGAGTCCGGAGATTTTGTAATCAACATCAATGCTACTCCATCCTACGAAGGAGGAAAAACGAATACGCTGAGATTGACTACAGTATAA